The DNA window CAATGCGGCTTCTCACGAAAAGCAATCGTTTCTTATGCGCTGGCTGGATAAGTGGTACACCTGGTTGCTGACGCATTCTCTGCGGCATCGCCTGATTGTGGTGCTGATTGCCGTGGTAGTGGTGCTTTCAACCGTCCCACTTTTTCAGCGCGTCGGCAAAGACTTTTTCCCGCTCGATGACCAGGACGAATACGAAGTGAGCGTGCGCGCGCCGGAAGGAACTTCGCTGCAAAGTACTTTGGACATCGCGCAAAACGTTGCCACAGAAATCCGCCAACGACGGGAAATCAGCTACACGATCACGACCGTTGGCGACGACCAGCAGCAGACGCCAAATCTGGCCAAAATTTACGTTCGCATGAACCCGCTGCTCGGACGATTGAATTACACGCAATTTCAAAGCATGGCCGACACGCGCGAAAACGTGTTGAAGAAATTCGATGAACAATACAGCTTGCGCACGTTGGTCAGTCCTGTCGCCGCCATTTCCGGCGGCGGTCGCCAAAACACGGACATCGCTTACACGCTAAGAGGGCCGGACCTGGACAAGCTAAACGAGTATTCGACGATTCTGCTGGATAAGTTGAAAAAGATGCCGGGCGTGGTTGATCCGGATAGTTCGTTGATTGTCGGCAAACCCGAAATGCGAGCAGCGATTGATCGTCAAAAGGCTGCGGATTTAGGCGTCAGCATCAGTGACATCGCGCAATCGTTGCGGTTATTGGTCGGCGGCGACCAGATTTCAACCTACAACGAAGGCGGCGAACAGTACGAGGTTCACGTTCGTGCGACGAAAGATTTTCGAACGGATGCCGCCAGCATCAGTCAACTCAACGTGCCTTCGTCACGATTGGGAAGCATCGGGTTGGATAATGTCGTCAAATTCCAGGAAGCCGCTGGGCCAACCAGCATTGACCGATTCGCGCGCCAGCGACAGGTCACGCTGACGGCCAACCTGAAACCAGGCTTTTCACAAAGCGTGATTTCCGTGCAACTGGAAAAGGAAATCAAAGCGCTGAATATGCCGCCGCAATACATTGCTTCTCCGGCTGGCAACATCAAGGAATTGCGCCGAACGGGAACTGGATTTGTTCTGGCGTTCGCTCTGTCGTTTATCTTCATGTACATCGTGCTGGCGGCGCAGTTTGAATCCTTCCTGCATCCCATCACAGTGTTGCTGGCGTTGCCGCTGAGCATGCCGTTTGCGATGCTTTCGCTGCTGGTCACCGGTCAAAGCTTCAATATGTTCACCGCGCTCGGCTTGTTGGTGTTGTTTGGAATGGTGAAGAAGAACTCCATTTTGCAGATTGACCACACCAATGGATTGCGAGCGAAGGGAATGGAACGCCACGACGCGTTGATTCAAGCCAGTCGAGACCGGTTGCGACCAATTTTGATGACGACGGTCGCATTCGTTGCTGGGATGTTGCCGCTGGCCTGGAGCAAAGGCGCCGGCGCAGGAATCAACCGCTCCACGTCAGTCGTCGTCATCGGAGGCCAGACGATGTGCCTGCTGCTGACCTTGCTGGCGACGCCGGTCACGTATTCGCTTTTCGACGACGCGATCAATTCGGCGCTTTGGAAGCGACTGGCTGAGCGTTGGAACGGAGCGACGAATTGGGCGCGGAGGAAAACTGCCGAAGTCGCTTCATCAATCCTGAATTTGTTTAACCGGGGGTAGAAAGATGGCGCTTTACCTGACCGAACAAAATGTCACGGAACTACTGACAATGCCTGACGCGATTTCAGCGGTCGAAGCGGTGTTCAAACTCCAAGCGACGGGCGAAGCGACGAACGAACCGCGCCGCCGTGTTCGCGCGCAAGGTTCAACCCTGATGACGATGAGCGCAGCGGTTTCCGGCTTCAAAACTTCAACCGGTGTGGAATTTCAAGGCTTATTGGGGTTGAAGGCCTATACGGTTTCGCGGGGCGGTGCGAGGTTTTACGTCAGTTTGTTTGATGCAATGACGGGCGAGTTGCTTGCTTTCATCGAGGCCGACAAGCTCGGCCAAATGCGCACCGGCGCAGCCAGCGGCGTGGCGACAAAGTATCTGGCCCGCGAAGACGCCAAAACGGTCGGCATTTACG is part of the Acidobacteriota bacterium genome and encodes:
- a CDS encoding efflux RND transporter permease subunit, whose amino-acid sequence is MQKLAEICVRRPVFATMLIMTMIVLGVFAYNRLIVERFPRVEFPIVTITTRFPGASPQEIETEITDKIEEAVNTISGIEELRSTSSEGVSLVFIQFELERNLDTAAQDVRDKLNRALPLLPRTIEQPTVEKLDPDASPIMTIAAASNSNIREMTEYADKVIRRQIESVNGVGQVQIIGGRKRQINVNLDGDKLRAYNLTVAQVSAALQNQNLEVPGGRVEQDARTLTLRTLGRLQSPADFNNVVVANRAGYPIKISDLGYTEDGEEVEESAGRLNGKPTLLLQVRRQSGTNTVDVVNEVKDRLTELKKNLPAGYSLEVVRDQSVFILAAFHAIREHLMLGSLLAALVVLLFMQNLRATIISGIAIPSSIIATFALMDYFGITLNGPSMLGLTLSVGIVIDDAIVVLENIFRYIEEKGYEPFEAAIAATKEIGLAVMATTLSLIVIFLPLGFMQSIAGRFFRNLALPMAFAIFVSLIVSFTLTPTMSARMLKKVKRSPKPEGENGNAASHEKQSFLMRWLDKWYTWLLTHSLRHRLIVVLIAVVVVLSTVPLFQRVGKDFFPLDDQDEYEVSVRAPEGTSLQSTLDIAQNVATEIRQRREISYTITTVGDDQQQTPNLAKIYVRMNPLLGRLNYTQFQSMADTRENVLKKFDEQYSLRTLVSPVAAISGGGRQNTDIAYTLRGPDLDKLNEYSTILLDKLKKMPGVVDPDSSLIVGKPEMRAAIDRQKAADLGVSISDIAQSLRLLVGGDQISTYNEGGEQYEVHVRATKDFRTDAASISQLNVPSSRLGSIGLDNVVKFQEAAGPTSIDRFARQRQVTLTANLKPGFSQSVISVQLEKEIKALNMPPQYIASPAGNIKELRRTGTGFVLAFALSFIFMYIVLAAQFESFLHPITVLLALPLSMPFAMLSLLVTGQSFNMFTALGLLVLFGMVKKNSILQIDHTNGLRAKGMERHDALIQASRDRLRPILMTTVAFVAGMLPLAWSKGAGAGINRSTSVVVIGGQTMCLLLTLLATPVTYSLFDDAINSALWKRLAERWNGATNWARRKTAEVASSILNLFNRG